A section of the Chitinophagales bacterium genome encodes:
- a CDS encoding SDR family oxidoreductase: MKHLNGKVVWLTGASSGIGEALAIELAKENVKLVISARREDELQRVKKLLPLSEENCWVLPLDLERPETFKEKTNEVVQRFGRIDILINNAGLSQRSLAKNTSIDVDKRLMNVNYIGTVALTKQVLPFMITAQSGLFVTITSAVGKIPSPWRSSYAAAKHALHGFFDSLRAECYNDGIRVLLVCPGFIATNVSLNALTDDGTPLGKMDEATQKGLQPQQCAAEIVSAISCGKEEVVIGGLKEKFGVWMKRHFPSIFSVMIRKMAVR, encoded by the coding sequence ATGAAACATTTGAACGGGAAGGTAGTTTGGCTCACCGGAGCTTCATCGGGAATAGGAGAGGCGTTGGCAATTGAATTGGCCAAAGAAAATGTGAAACTTGTTATTTCTGCCAGGCGCGAAGATGAACTGCAACGTGTAAAAAAGTTGTTGCCACTAAGTGAAGAAAACTGTTGGGTGCTTCCACTCGATTTAGAGAGGCCGGAAACCTTTAAAGAGAAAACAAACGAGGTAGTGCAGCGCTTTGGGCGTATAGATATACTCATAAACAATGCCGGATTAAGCCAGCGCTCGCTGGCAAAAAACACATCTATAGACGTAGATAAAAGGCTGATGAATGTAAATTACATTGGCACGGTGGCACTTACCAAGCAAGTACTGCCTTTTATGATTACTGCCCAATCCGGATTATTTGTAACCATTACAAGTGCTGTAGGTAAAATACCATCGCCTTGGCGCAGTAGTTATGCCGCTGCCAAGCATGCATTACATGGTTTTTTTGATTCACTTAGGGCAGAGTGCTACAACGATGGCATTCGAGTATTGTTAGTTTGCCCGGGTTTTATTGCCACCAATGTATCGTTAAATGCACTAACCGATGATGGTACACCACTCGGAAAAATGGATGAAGCCACACAAAAGGGATTACAGCCACAGCAATGTGCGGCAGAAATAGTTTCGGCTATCAGTTGCGGAAAAGAAGAAGTGGTAATAGGTGGCTTAAAAGAAAAATTTGGAGTGTGGATGAAACGCCATTTCCCTTCAATATTCTCAGTTATGATTAGAAAAATGGCAGTGCGCTAA